A portion of the Caenorhabditis elegans chromosome III genome contains these proteins:
- the T24C4.10 gene encoding uncharacterized protein (Confirmed by transcript evidence): MTLNGCGVRQEIILRSLSILHLILVISNIFVLDPRVFTPLWIIYSIGVVCFFTLFIYSCVRYQAWFFVVSLCFQALYIVSAGYLASLALMGYFTIKMTLMCVVFGTNTLVIITDVISMIAVFTIRSDQLRRRAETKRIHRRQDIEASFSKY, encoded by the exons ATGACGTTAAATGGATGTGGTGTGCGCCAAGAG ATCATCCTACGATCTCTCTCAATACTTCATCTCATTCTTGTGATTAGTAATATATTTGTGTTGGATCCACGTGTATTTACGCCATTATGGATAATCTACTCGATTGGTGTTGTATGCTTTTTCACATTGTTCATATATTCGTGTGTTCGGTATCAAGCATGGTTCTTCGTAGTGTCATTGTGCTTTCAG GCTCTCTATATCGTTTCAGCCGGATATTTGGCGTCATTGGCTCTAATGGGATATTTCA ccataaAAATGACGTTAATGTGTGTGGTGTTTGGAACGAATACACTTGTAATTATCACTGACGTTATTTCAATGATAGCCGTCTTTACAATTCGATCAGATCAACTGAGAAGACGTGCAGAGACGAAACGAATTCACAGAAGGCAGGATATAGAAGCctcattttctaaatattaa
- the zer-1 gene encoding Zyg eleven-related protein 1 (Confirmed by transcript evidence), with protein MSHTADIPLEAPTLLKLASSSVQSQINNDEYMETVILPVPLSQELFARFRNKWNIHNHGPAPVEHLGPPTDEPRPDQGNIDMIKQVFRIWSDSTRLPLEKLNLTGATVDDQIFVDLLHAHAHSITELDLTNVTGVTDLSNAYLYARSTHFPMLTSIRMTSMDLVTGHQPRRKNGIASTEFRALFMLGEEALAEARGQMERDGLRSPLSPSSQPSSIQSDHQSLDALVPCDSPVEPPLITARAPNVKRLFLPRCPAKRTTIDEEEQNTHVILTKILSPLQQLEVLDLSYWSKTDDMRCLQPLSNTLTCLILYDVPDLYHAVPNICHMTELRILDVSQSNRDSGLYPHPVTTLNKLIVSLKYLTHLDISSTNLATQPSSHDNPARYRESVRTDICGLQSLVRPLKYLGLFNCESASHVREIPAEVVSGDANEDQVITSLQMYKDRAGLLQNVLNESYQLYRFGNSNPLTRHTEALHLVLEAMHRHLADSTLQIAGSASLFYIIRKVDMNRDTKRRVVSALLSGMEVHMEEQVMVRNCCLSLCQFEIPQDILFDYSRLAVLLVSVLQHHNADNLTQRIVVFLLNSMACHVEGDQKVQVGSYGAIEMILDQIARKHTANVCDDVMEVGWSFLWNITDETPVNCELFLNANGLDLFQKCYEAFKTERELVRNMMGLIGNIAEVDELRSQLMKDDYVKIFCALLESQEESIEISYNSAGVLAHMVSDGEEVWKQMTVCRNEVMQRIVEATSSWKLATRRFINYRSFRPILRLLPLYHAYASQHWAVWALANLTTTDGEKYCAYVRDEGGVPLLEELVSNAITTTDIRTLANTVLENIRNVENKARKAAIRPQKRSRDPADDGDDEY; from the exons ATGTCACATACCGCGGACATACCGCTCGAAGCACCAACGCTTCTAAAACTTGCCTCGTCATCTGTACAATCTCAAATTAATAATGAC gaatatATGGAAACAGTTATCCTTCCGGTCCCACTTAGTCAAGAGCTGTTCGCCAGATTTCGTAATAAATGGAATATTCATAACCAC GGTCCGGCTCCAGTTGAACATCTCGGTCCACCAACCGATGAGCCACGTCCAGACCAAGGAAATATTGATATGATTAAACAAGTTTTTAGAATATGGTCCGACTCGACTAGATTGCCATTGGAAAAGTTGAACCTGACAGGTGCAACG GTTGACGATCAAATATTCGTGGATCTCCTTCACGCTCACGCACATTCCATCACTGAACTAGATTTGACAAATGTGACAGGAGTCACTGATCTCTCGAATGCCTACCTTTATGCAAGAAGTACGCATTTTCCAATGCTAACATCTATTCGAATGACTTCTATGGATCTAGTGACCGGACACCAACCTCGACGGAAAAATGGTATCGCTTCAACAGAATTTCGAGCGCTGTTCATGCTTGGAGAGGAAGCGTTAGCTGAAGCTCGAGGTCAAATGGAGAGAGATGGACTACGGTCACCATTGTCACCCAGTTCTCAACCATCATCAATACAATCAGATCATCAATCGCTTGATGCCCTTGTACCCTGCGATTCGCCTGTTGAGCCACCGTTAATAACTGCCCGTGCTCCAAATGTAAAAAGATTGTTTCTCCCACGATGTCCAGCAAAGCGGACTACGATCGACGAAGAAGAACAGAACACTCATGTGATTCTAACAAAAATCCTATCGCCTCTACAGCAACTTGAAGTTCTAGATTTGTCGTATTGGAGTAAAACTGACGATATGCGGTGTCTTCAACCGCTTTCAAATACGCTCACTTGTCTCATTTTGTACGATGTACCAGATCTCTATCACGCGGTTCCGAATATATGCCATATGACTGAACTGAGAATTCTTGACGTATCCCAATCAAACCGCGACTCCGGCCTCTACCCACATCCCGTCACGACACTTAACAAGTTGATTGTTAGTCTGAAGTATTTGACGCATCTGGATATTTCATCTACGAACCTTGCCACCCAACCATCTTCTCATGATAATCCGGCACGTTACAGAGAATCCGTTCGAACAGATATTTGTGGTCTCCAATCATTAGTCCGCCCATTGAAATATCTGGGTCTATTCAATTGTGAAAGTGCCAGCCATGTCAGAGAAATACCAGCAGAAGTTGTGTCAGGAGATGCGAACGAGGATCAAGTGATCACTTCCCTCCAAATGTACAAAGATCGGGCTGGTTTATTGCAAAACGTGCTAAACGAGAGTTATCAATTGTATCGATTCGGAAATAGTAATCCGTTGACACGTCATACCGAGGCTCTGCATCTCGTTCTAGAGGCAATGCATCGTCACTTGGCAGATAGCACACTTCAAATCGCTGGATCCGCAAGTCTGTTCTACATTATCAGAAAAGTCGATATGAATCGAGACACGAAGCGACGAGTCGTGTCGGCATTGTTGAGTGGAATGGAAGTGCATATGGAAGAGCAAGTAATGGTTCGCAATTGCTGTTTGTCCCTGTGCCAATTTGAGATCCCACAGGACATTTTGTTCGATTATAGCCGCCTTGCAGTTCTTCTGGTATCTGTTCTACAACACCATAATGCAGATAATTTGACACAACGTATAGTAGTGTTCCTTTTGAATTCCATGGCGTGCCATGTGGAAGGTGATCAGAAAGTTCAAGTTGGAAGTTATGGTGCAATAGAGATGATTCTGGACCAAATCGCACGAAAACACACTGCTAACGTTTGTGATGACGTAATGGAAGTTGGATGGAGTTTCCTTTGGAACATAACTGATGAGACACCAGTAAATTGTGAACTCTTCCTGAATGCAAATGGATTGGATCTCTTTCAAAAGTGTTACGAGGCTTTCAAAACTGAACGAGAGCTGGTTCGAAACATGATGGGCCTCATCGGAAACATTGCCGAAGTTGATGAGTTAAGATCGCAACTCATGAAAGACGACTATGTGAAAATCTTCTGCGCATTACTGGAATCACAGGAGGAATCCATAGAGATCAGCTACAACTCAGCTGGCGTTCTGGCACACATGGTCAGCGATGGTGAAGAAGTTTGGAAGCAAATGACAGTTTGTCGTAATGAAGTTATGCAACGAATTGTGGAAGCAACGTCTTCTTGGAAGCTGGCCACCCGCCGCTTTATAAATTATCGTTCATTCCGCCCGATTTTACGGCTCTTACCACTTTATCATGCTTATGCGAGTCAACACTGGGCAGTTTGGGCACTGGCTAACTTGACAACAACCGACGGAGAAAA atattgcGCGTATGTACGTGATGAAGGAGGTGTTCCTCTGCTCGAGGAACTTGTTTCCAACGCAATCACTACCACCGACATTCGAACGCTGGCCAATACGGTGCTCGAGAATATCAGAAACGTCGAAAATAA AGCTCGGAAAGCGGCGATCCGACCTCAAAAGAGGTCTCGTGATCCTGCCGATGATGGTGACGATGAGTATTGA
- the zer-1 gene encoding Zyg eleven-related protein 1 (Confirmed by transcript evidence) — protein MSHTADIPLEAPTLLKLASSSVQSQINNDEYMETVILPVPLSQELFARFRNKWNIHNHGPAPVEHLGPPTDEPRPDQGNIDMIKQVFRIWSDSTRLPLEKLNLTGATVDDQIFVDLLHAHAHSITELDLTNVTGVTDLSNAYLYARSTHFPMLTSIRMTSMDLVTGHQPRRKNGIASTEFRALFMLGEEALAEARGQMERDGLRSPLSPSSQPSSIQSDHQSLDALVPCDSPVEPPLITARAPNVKRLFLPRCPAKRTTIDEEEQNTHVILTKILSPLQQLEVLDLSYWSKTDDMRCLQPLSNTLTCLILYDVPDLYHAVPNICHMTELRILDVSQSNRDSGLYPHPVTTLNKLIVSLKYLTHLDISSTNLATQPSSHDNPARYRESVRTDICGLQSLVRPLKYLGLFNCESASHVREIPAEVVSGDANEDQVITSLQMYKDRAGLLQNVLNESYQLYRFGNSNPLTRHTEALHLVLEAMHRHLADSTLQIAGSASLFYIIRKVDMNRDTKRRVVSALLSGMEVHMEEQVMVRNCCLSLCQFEIPQDILFDYSRLAVLLVSVLQHHNADNLTQRIVVFLLNSMACHVEGDQKVQVGSYGAIEMILDQIARKHTANVCDDVMEVGWSFLWNITDETPVNCELFLNANGLDLFQKCYEAFKTERELVRNMMGLIGNIAEVDELRSQLMKDDYVKIFCALLESQEESIEISYNSAGVLAHMVSDGEEVWKQMTVCRNEVMQRIVEATSSWKLATRRFINYRSFRPILRLLPLYHAYASQHWAVWALANLTTTDGEKYCAYVRDEGGVPLLEELVSNAITTTDIRTLANTVLENIRNVENKRNPKSIPADLAHSSNSPTFVPSYVSDVEEEDEGDVEADEEVQDFVNVDFDDYALPMEY, from the exons ATGTCACATACCGCGGACATACCGCTCGAAGCACCAACGCTTCTAAAACTTGCCTCGTCATCTGTACAATCTCAAATTAATAATGAC gaatatATGGAAACAGTTATCCTTCCGGTCCCACTTAGTCAAGAGCTGTTCGCCAGATTTCGTAATAAATGGAATATTCATAACCAC GGTCCGGCTCCAGTTGAACATCTCGGTCCACCAACCGATGAGCCACGTCCAGACCAAGGAAATATTGATATGATTAAACAAGTTTTTAGAATATGGTCCGACTCGACTAGATTGCCATTGGAAAAGTTGAACCTGACAGGTGCAACG GTTGACGATCAAATATTCGTGGATCTCCTTCACGCTCACGCACATTCCATCACTGAACTAGATTTGACAAATGTGACAGGAGTCACTGATCTCTCGAATGCCTACCTTTATGCAAGAAGTACGCATTTTCCAATGCTAACATCTATTCGAATGACTTCTATGGATCTAGTGACCGGACACCAACCTCGACGGAAAAATGGTATCGCTTCAACAGAATTTCGAGCGCTGTTCATGCTTGGAGAGGAAGCGTTAGCTGAAGCTCGAGGTCAAATGGAGAGAGATGGACTACGGTCACCATTGTCACCCAGTTCTCAACCATCATCAATACAATCAGATCATCAATCGCTTGATGCCCTTGTACCCTGCGATTCGCCTGTTGAGCCACCGTTAATAACTGCCCGTGCTCCAAATGTAAAAAGATTGTTTCTCCCACGATGTCCAGCAAAGCGGACTACGATCGACGAAGAAGAACAGAACACTCATGTGATTCTAACAAAAATCCTATCGCCTCTACAGCAACTTGAAGTTCTAGATTTGTCGTATTGGAGTAAAACTGACGATATGCGGTGTCTTCAACCGCTTTCAAATACGCTCACTTGTCTCATTTTGTACGATGTACCAGATCTCTATCACGCGGTTCCGAATATATGCCATATGACTGAACTGAGAATTCTTGACGTATCCCAATCAAACCGCGACTCCGGCCTCTACCCACATCCCGTCACGACACTTAACAAGTTGATTGTTAGTCTGAAGTATTTGACGCATCTGGATATTTCATCTACGAACCTTGCCACCCAACCATCTTCTCATGATAATCCGGCACGTTACAGAGAATCCGTTCGAACAGATATTTGTGGTCTCCAATCATTAGTCCGCCCATTGAAATATCTGGGTCTATTCAATTGTGAAAGTGCCAGCCATGTCAGAGAAATACCAGCAGAAGTTGTGTCAGGAGATGCGAACGAGGATCAAGTGATCACTTCCCTCCAAATGTACAAAGATCGGGCTGGTTTATTGCAAAACGTGCTAAACGAGAGTTATCAATTGTATCGATTCGGAAATAGTAATCCGTTGACACGTCATACCGAGGCTCTGCATCTCGTTCTAGAGGCAATGCATCGTCACTTGGCAGATAGCACACTTCAAATCGCTGGATCCGCAAGTCTGTTCTACATTATCAGAAAAGTCGATATGAATCGAGACACGAAGCGACGAGTCGTGTCGGCATTGTTGAGTGGAATGGAAGTGCATATGGAAGAGCAAGTAATGGTTCGCAATTGCTGTTTGTCCCTGTGCCAATTTGAGATCCCACAGGACATTTTGTTCGATTATAGCCGCCTTGCAGTTCTTCTGGTATCTGTTCTACAACACCATAATGCAGATAATTTGACACAACGTATAGTAGTGTTCCTTTTGAATTCCATGGCGTGCCATGTGGAAGGTGATCAGAAAGTTCAAGTTGGAAGTTATGGTGCAATAGAGATGATTCTGGACCAAATCGCACGAAAACACACTGCTAACGTTTGTGATGACGTAATGGAAGTTGGATGGAGTTTCCTTTGGAACATAACTGATGAGACACCAGTAAATTGTGAACTCTTCCTGAATGCAAATGGATTGGATCTCTTTCAAAAGTGTTACGAGGCTTTCAAAACTGAACGAGAGCTGGTTCGAAACATGATGGGCCTCATCGGAAACATTGCCGAAGTTGATGAGTTAAGATCGCAACTCATGAAAGACGACTATGTGAAAATCTTCTGCGCATTACTGGAATCACAGGAGGAATCCATAGAGATCAGCTACAACTCAGCTGGCGTTCTGGCACACATGGTCAGCGATGGTGAAGAAGTTTGGAAGCAAATGACAGTTTGTCGTAATGAAGTTATGCAACGAATTGTGGAAGCAACGTCTTCTTGGAAGCTGGCCACCCGCCGCTTTATAAATTATCGTTCATTCCGCCCGATTTTACGGCTCTTACCACTTTATCATGCTTATGCGAGTCAACACTGGGCAGTTTGGGCACTGGCTAACTTGACAACAACCGACGGAGAAAA atattgcGCGTATGTACGTGATGAAGGAGGTGTTCCTCTGCTCGAGGAACTTGTTTCCAACGCAATCACTACCACCGACATTCGAACGCTGGCCAATACGGTGCTCGAGAATATCAGAAACGTCGAAAATAA ACGCAATCCGAAATCAATTCCTGCCGATCTAGCACATTCCTCGAATTCTCCAACATTTGTTCCAAGTTATGTGTCAGATGTCGAGGAAGAAGATGAAGGAGACGTTGAGGCAGATGAAGAGGTTCAAGACTTTGTCAATGTCGATTTTGATGATTATGCTCTTCCAATGGAGTACTAG